CGTCGAGCACGTTCTCGTGCAGGACCTTGAATTCGGGCCCGGCGGCGACGACGAACGTGGTGCCAAACTCATTCAGGCAGTAAACCTTGCCCCCGGCTCCGACCGGCGAGGCCGTAAACGCGCGGCCGTTGGGCAACCGCTCACGATACCTTTCTTCGCCAGTGTTGGCATCGAAACAGGCCAACACGCCGCGATCAAGGCACGAGTAAGCATGACCTTGGTAGACCAAGGGCGTTGTGTTGTACGGCGCGCCTTGCTTCTGGCACCAGGCGATCGCTTCGCTCGAAGTTTCGTCGGCGCCGAGCGTGAGGTCGCCGCTGCCGCCGGGGCGCACGGCGCACAGCGGTTTGTTCTTGTCCATGACGTAGCCTGAGCCGACGTAGAGCAAGTCGCCCACGGCAAACGGGGTGCACACGGTGATGCTCGACATACCGCCGATTTGCCACAGTTCGGCGCCCTGCAAATCGTAGGACCGGACGGCCTTGCTGCCGGCGGTCACGATTTCGGTGCGCTGGTTGTTCTTCCAGACGAACGGCGTGGCCCAGTTGCTCTTCTCGTCGCGGGTCGTCTTCCAGATTTCCTTCCCCGTCGCGGCGTCGAGACATTGCAGGAACGATTCCTGCTCGTTGTCGTTGCAGACGTAGACGCGGTCTTCGTAGACGATCGGCGAGGCGCCGGTTCCCCAGCCCAAGCGCGTCTTGAGCGGTTCGAGCTTCTGCTCCCACAGCAGTTCGCCGTCGAGCGAGTAGCAAAACAGACCGACCTGGCCAAAGTAGATATACAACCGCTTGCCGTCGGTGGCCGCCGTTTCCGAAGCGTAGCTGTTCTTCTTGTGACGCGGCGCCGGCGGCGCGCCGGCATGCGCCGTCTTGTCCCACAGCAGCTTGCCTGTTTCCAGATCGACGCAAAACACCTTCCAGGTATGCTCCGTCTCGGCCGCTTCCTTTTGCTCGCCCCCGAAGTACAGCCCGCGCTGCGCGGGCACGTCTTCTCCGGCATTCACGACGCTGGTCAAGAAGACCTGGCCGTTCCAGACCACTGGCGACGACCAACCCCGGCCCGGTAGCGCCGTGCGCCAGGCGACATTCTTGGTCGAGGTCCATTCGTCGGGCACCGCCGTATCGGTCGCGGCCACGCCAGCCGCACCGGGGCCGCGAAATTGAGGCCAATTGTCGGCCGCTGCAACCCCGGTGCACACGCTCATGAACACCGCGGCCGCCAGCCCGATGCTCGACATCCAGCACGAAAAAAAGCTGCAGCGCATCGACAAAGCCTCGCAAGAAACGATCACGGCAAGCGGCGTGGACGAATGGCCGCCGACAACAGGGGCAATCTCCTAGGCGGATCGTAGGATTTCGCCCAGTGCCGGTCAAGAAACGCCCGAAGCGCTCACGGCAGGGCGTTGGGGCGGTTCTGCGGCGACCGCCTCCGGGGTGGGCGGCGCAACGTGCTGCGGCCGCCGCGCGAAGCACGTCAACAGCGCCGGCAGAATGATCAGGTCGCCGATCACGGCGCTGGAAATGGCCAGGCAACCAAGCGTACCGAACAATCGGCTAGTCGGCATGTCGCTCAGGCACACGCTCAAGAACCCGGTCAACAGCACAATGGTCGTCATGGCGATGGCTGTCCCTACGGCCATGAAGGCCCGTTCGATCGCTGCCCGCACGTCGCCGTCGACGGCCAATTCGCGCTGAAAGCGGTTGACGAAATGGATCGTGTCGTCGACCGCGATACCCAGGCAGATCGTGAAGGTAATCACGCTCGTCAATTGCAACGGCTGCCGGGCCGCGACCAGCATCGTCGCCGTGGCGAACATCGGAAACACGTTTGGCAGGATGCTGACCAACCCCAAGCGCCACGAGCGGAACAATGCCGTCATCAGCCCGAAGATCACCAAGGCCGCCAGGCCCGGGCTGTTCGTCAGGTCGGCAATCATCTGGTTGATGTTGCGGCTGGCCACAACGACGGTTCCCGTGAGTTGCAACTCGACTCCTGGATGGGCGCGCTGCAGTTTGGCCAGCTTGTCTTCGAGCCGGCGGAAAGTCGCCTCGTGCCGGCTGCTGCCGAGGTCTTGCAGATGCACGGTCATCAGGGCTTCGTGCAGGTCTTCGCGCAGGTACTGCTGCCGGATGTCCTGCGGCACGCTCTTCAGCAGCGGTACCCGCGCCGCCAGATCGCCTTCGGGTCCGGGCAAGGCCTCGAGCACGTTGCGGATCGACAACGGATAATGCACGCCTGGGTCCTGGCGCAAGAGCCGATCGACGTCGTCGAAGGCCCGCAGCACTTCTGGACTGGCAAGCGAGAGCTTGTCGTTCCAGCGGACAAGCACGAATGCCCGCAGTGTCCCGCCCAACGTGCGATCGCAGTGGACCAGCGCCTGGTACGATTCGCTCCACTTGGGAATGCTCTCGGTCAGCTTGTTGCTGGGCACGAGCCAGGTCGAAATCAATCCGAGCAGCGCCGTCAGGGCGATGCCCAGCGCGGCGACCGGTTTGGCATGCGCGGTGACCCAGCGAATCACGATCAGGCCACCGTGGGTGATCAGGTCGCTCTTTTCATAATCGGGCCCGCGCGACAGCGCTCCGGCAGGAGCGATACTGGCCAGCAATGGCACCAGCGAAAGCACTGCGCCAAACGCCATCACCGAACCCGCCGCGCACACGAGCCCGAAGTTGCGGATCACCTCGGCGCCGGCAATCGCCAACGAACCAAATCCCACGGCCGTCGTGAACGAGGTCAGGGCGCACGCCGGCAGCAGGTGCTCGATCGCCAGCCGCGCGGCATCGCGGTTCGAGCTGCCGCCGCGCACCGAATGCAGAATGTCGACCATCAAGTGCATCGAATCGGTGAACCCGACGATCATCACCATCGTCGGCAGCACGGTGTTGATCACGTTCACCTGGATGCCGAGCAGGCCCAACAGCCCCATCGTCCAGAACGACGCCAGGATGGGCGGCGCAGCGACGATCATCACCGGCCAGAGCTTGCGGAACAGCGCCGTCGCCATGGCGAACGAAATCGTCACGCCGATGGCCACGAACAACTTGCTGTCGCGACGAATGGAAGCAAAGATCTCATAGCGAATCGACGGCACCCCAGTCAGCCGGACCTGCGCCAGCTCGGCCGGAATCTGCGCCCGTTCGATCGCGCCGCGCACCGCGGCAATGCCCTGCTGCACTTCGCGGACGGTCAGCGATTGCCCCTTGAGACTGACCAGCAATAGCGTGGTCTGGCCGTCGTCGGCCAGTACCTGTCCGGCCAGCATCGGGTGGGCCAGCGCCTCGCCCCGGGCACGCTCGTAATCGGCCTGCGGCGCGTCGGGCCGGGGCAGCAGCGAGGTGGGCAGCAGTTCGCCGGGCCGTACCAGGACCACGTCGTCCATGCTGCGGACCGCGTCGACGACCGGCTGCGCTTTGAATTCGGCGATCAGCCGCCGCAGTGCGGCAATTCCCTCGGGCGTGAACAGCCGTGGCGACTCGACCACGACGACGCACTCCCGGTCGTCCGACCCGAAATCGTCGAACACGTCCTGCAGCAGGGCAAAATCGGCCTTTTCGGTGCGGAAGATATTGAGCGGCGAATCGTCAAACGACAGCCGCGACACGCCGACCACAGCGCAAGCGGTGACGCCCACGACCAGCAGGGCGAGCAACCAGCGAAACCGCAGATAGATGTCGGCCAGACCGCGAAGCTGCACGCCGGGACCTGGGGCTGAGGTCGGCCCTCGGCGCGGCATTCACGCGGCACGCGAGGCGCACGAAGACACCAGAGTCTAACGCTTGCCGCCCGGCGGCCGAAGGTGTGTGCGACAGCTTGCCGCGACCGGGCCGGCGGCTGCTAACCCGCGCCAAACAGTCGATCGACCTCGGCCGACCCCGGCGTCCGCCGCACGCCCAAGCCGAGCAGTTCGGCCATCAGGTCGCTCGTGGGACCCTGCGCCGGCTCGTCGTCCAGTCCCAAGATATGCCCCAGCTCGTGGTTGAGCACGGTCAGCAGGTCGTAGCGATCTGCGGCTG
This Pirellulales bacterium DNA region includes the following protein-coding sequences:
- a CDS encoding PQQ-binding-like beta-propeller repeat protein → MSSIGLAAAVFMSVCTGVAAADNWPQFRGPGAAGVAATDTAVPDEWTSTKNVAWRTALPGRGWSSPVVWNGQVFLTSVVNAGEDVPAQRGLYFGGEQKEAAETEHTWKVFCVDLETGKLLWDKTAHAGAPPAPRHKKNSYASETAATDGKRLYIYFGQVGLFCYSLDGELLWEQKLEPLKTRLGWGTGASPIVYEDRVYVCNDNEQESFLQCLDAATGKEIWKTTRDEKSNWATPFVWKNNQRTEIVTAGSKAVRSYDLQGAELWQIGGMSSITVCTPFAVGDLLYVGSGYVMDKNKPLCAVRPGGSGDLTLGADETSSEAIAWCQKQGAPYNTTPLVYQGHAYSCLDRGVLACFDANTGEERYRERLPNGRAFTASPVGAGGKVYCLNEFGTTFVVAAGPEFKVLHENVLDEEVFLATPALAGNRLLVRGETSLYAIEEGRELTPQP
- a CDS encoding MMPL family transporter codes for the protein MQLRGLADIYLRFRWLLALLVVGVTACAVVGVSRLSFDDSPLNIFRTEKADFALLQDVFDDFGSDDRECVVVVESPRLFTPEGIAALRRLIAEFKAQPVVDAVRSMDDVVLVRPGELLPTSLLPRPDAPQADYERARGEALAHPMLAGQVLADDGQTTLLLVSLKGQSLTVREVQQGIAAVRGAIERAQIPAELAQVRLTGVPSIRYEIFASIRRDSKLFVAIGVTISFAMATALFRKLWPVMIVAAPPILASFWTMGLLGLLGIQVNVINTVLPTMVMIVGFTDSMHLMVDILHSVRGGSSNRDAARLAIEHLLPACALTSFTTAVGFGSLAIAGAEVIRNFGLVCAAGSVMAFGAVLSLVPLLASIAPAGALSRGPDYEKSDLITHGGLIVIRWVTAHAKPVAALGIALTALLGLISTWLVPSNKLTESIPKWSESYQALVHCDRTLGGTLRAFVLVRWNDKLSLASPEVLRAFDDVDRLLRQDPGVHYPLSIRNVLEALPGPEGDLAARVPLLKSVPQDIRQQYLREDLHEALMTVHLQDLGSSRHEATFRRLEDKLAKLQRAHPGVELQLTGTVVVASRNINQMIADLTNSPGLAALVIFGLMTALFRSWRLGLVSILPNVFPMFATATMLVAARQPLQLTSVITFTICLGIAVDDTIHFVNRFQRELAVDGDVRAAIERAFMAVGTAIAMTTIVLLTGFLSVCLSDMPTSRLFGTLGCLAISSAVIGDLIILPALLTCFARRPQHVAPPTPEAVAAEPPQRPAVSASGVS